The sequence below is a genomic window from Desulfobulbaceae bacterium.
AGTGGGCGAAACGTTGAAGGAAAGCGGGTTTCCTATGTCGCCAACATAGAGATGTCGGAACCAATTTACCGGGCTCTGCACACTTACCTTTAAAAAAGTAACTTCGTACGCAACCAAACATAGGATCTGACTATGGCTGAAGAAGAAAAAGATGATTGGCTCGATGACTTAGATGGTGACGATGGCTCCTCTGACCTCGACCAATCCGACATAGAGTCTCTGCTTTCAGGCGATATCGACGATTCCCCTGCTGAAGATGCGGAGGCAGATGAAATAGACTCTGCGGACATCGATTCCCTACTCTCCGGTACAGAAGGAGAGATTTCTGCGGCACCAACAGAAGATGCGGGTGATTTTGATCAGTCGGATATAGATGCGTTGCTATCAGGAACAGACGATGACCTTCCGGCTCCCCCCCCCCCTTGGATACCTCCGACAGCAACGCAGAAGATGCGGGTGATTTTGATCAGTCGGATATAGATGCGTTGCTATCAGAAACAGAATCCACAGCCGAAAACAAAAGCATCGAAGACCCGGATCAAAATGAAATTGACATGCTCTTTTCCGAAGTTGATGATGGTGATGTCCCAGAGGGTGATCCATTCCAGGCAGAAGAGATAGATTTTAAAGATGTTATCGGTTCAGATCAAGATGGAGAAGATGTCTCTTTTCTAGATGGAACAGGAACAGCGTTTGATGCTGACGAGTTTGGTATCGATGATGATATGCCGGATATTCCTGATCTAGACAGCGATAGTGATGATGATGACCACACATCTCTTTTTGATGACGGTAAACAGGAAACAGTTGCCACAGAAGAGGCCACGGCCCTGATGGGCGCAGATGATGATTCTGGCAAAGCTGGTGGAATGTCGCAAAAACTGTCTATGCTTCTGGCCAACATGCCACCAGCCTTGCAAAACAGAAAAACCCAAGGCATCATTGGCGGCTTTCTACTGGTTGTTATCCTCTTAGGAGCCTTCCTCTTCAGTGGTGACGAGGAGGGTCAGGATGTGGCCGAACAGGCTGTTGAGGAAAAGGCAGTACTAGCAGAGCAGCCATCACCGCCTAAGAAAATTAACACCAGTCCTGTCGTTAAAGATGCTGAGTTCAGCATGGCTCAAGGCAACGAGCTGGCTGTAAATTTAACTGCCGAGGATGCCGAAGGGGATGCGCTAAGCTATGAGATTCTCTCGCTACCACTGTACGGAAAACTCTCAGGACAAGCGCCACATTTAATTTATATTCCCAGCAAAGAGTTCGCCGGCCAAGACAGCTTTATGTTTCGGGTAAGTGATGGCACCAATATAAGCGAAGCGGCTAACATAAAAATATCCGGGCCAGCGCCACAGATTGCAGTAAATCTGCCACCACAGACAACAGACCAAACACAAACACCACCAACGAAACAAAGCAAACAAACCGTTAAACCAAAAAAACTGACCATTGCTGCCAAAACCAAGACCTACGAGGTGGACAGCACCAACGACATTCTCATTGACTGGGAAGATATCTGGAGTAGTGTCAACTACCTGCCTTTCACCAAAAACGTCGAGATAGATATCATAAGCAGCAACCTGCGTGGAACTCTTAGTAAAATTGGATATGGACAAAGCCTCTACGTCCCAGACAAATATTACGGCGGTCAAGAAAAGATAAAGTACCGCTTTAAACTTGGTAAAACAGTATCAAAAGTTCGGGAACTTAAAATAAGTGTCAAGCTGGGAACACCGCCTCCAACAATCAAACTCGCCAAAATGTTGCCATCATACATGCCGGGTGAAACTGTCGTTCTTGATGCTGCTGAATCCCGCGACGAAAAAAGGGATTCTGTAAAGTTCAACTGGAAGCAGATTTCTGGTGTTCCCGTTCAACTGGAGTTTCTTAATCAGGAGCAGTCCCAGGTTGCCTTTGTCGTCCCGTCTTCATTTAATACTGTTGCCAATCCAGGACCAGTCCTTCGGTTAACAGCTACAGATGAAGACGGACAGACTGATACACGGGATATACACGTTGAAAGCAAGTCACGAAGAGTATCAGCTATGTGGAGAGGGCTGGCTGGTGGTGGAATTGCTGAAGATCCCTATTGCCCCCAAGACAACTGCCTCGGTGGGCTTTTACCAGGGCCTTACGGTGATTGATTGATAGCCTGTTTTACTGTCACGAATAACCTACAGCCTATCCGCCTGCTTTCTGGCCTTCGCCTTAAGTTCTGCAATAACTTCAGCGTAATTTTCCTGGCCAAAGACAGCTGAGCCGGCAACGAAAATATTTGCACCAGCCCCAGCAATACTACCGATTGTTTTGGGGCTTACCCCCCCATCTATCTCTATCCCAACATTAAGCCCTTTAGCATCTATTTTTTCCTTTAACCTTCGCGTTTTGTCTATAACCGACGGAATAAATTTTTGTCCGCCGAAGCCAGGGTTCACGCTCATCAACATAACCAGATCCAACTCTTCAAGGATATAATCAAGGGTGTCAAGTGAGGTCGCTGGATTTAAAACAGCCCCGGCTTTTTTGCCAAGCGCTTTAATTTTCTGGATGGTT
It includes:
- a CDS encoding ribulose-phosphate 3-epimerase, which gives rise to MRELMIAPSILSADFSRLGDDIRQVIKAGADVVHIDVMDGHFVPNITIGPLIVDAVRKITDHPLDVHLMISNPDQYIDDFAAAGADWITVHVETCNHLHRTIQKIKALGKKAGAVLNPATSLDTLDYILEELDLVMLMSVNPGFGGQKFIPSVIDKTRRLKEKIDAKGLNVGIEIDGGVSPKTIGSIAGAGANIFVAGSAVFGQENYAEVIAELKAKARKQADRL